A single Phragmites australis chromosome 4, lpPhrAust1.1, whole genome shotgun sequence DNA region contains:
- the LOC133915698 gene encoding uncharacterized protein LOC133915698: MGFIMEFAENLILRMMEDPDQRDQAQREHVYRMKERCERTKAAWSLPLRPYGFWTFDRFNSQLAWDPQISQSAGRRDPYDDLITRHSTPPPS; encoded by the coding sequence ATGGGGTTCATCATGGAGTTCGCGGAGAACCTGATCCTCCGTATGATGGAGGACCCGGACCAGCGCGACCAGGCGCAGAGGGAGCACGTCTACCGGATGAAGGAGCGGTGCGAGCGCACCAAGGCGGCATGGAGCCTCCCCCTCCGCCCCTACGGCTTCTGGACCTTCGACCGCTTCAACTCCCAGCTCGCCTGGGACCCCCAGATCAGCCAGTCCGCCGGGCGCCGGGACCCCTACGATGACCTCATCACCCGCCACTCAACCCCGCCGCCGTCCTAG